A part of Deltaproteobacteria bacterium genomic DNA contains:
- a CDS encoding glycoside hydrolase — protein sequence VLLRSLKDPNRARDLPRTWEAQAGSGSIRMLFRDRGLSDLIGFTYARSPARDAVGDFLSHLGRIGAGSPQEIPTVGVFLDGENPWEHYPNSGRDFLRGLYSALERQENGVEPVTLGEAFAKSPPTRRIERIHSGSWIEANYRIWISHPEDNLGWTLLGEARRLLAQKQAAGFDPIKCRDARDSLLVAEGSDWFWWYGDDFSTDSLAEFDALFRGYVRKAFTLLGEQPPERLAEPIARKVRAAQPNAGLREPDVLIHPPLDGRASAYYAWAGAAAYSPQGDRGSMHQGQGAFSALRYGFDLERLYLRLDPAGSIDELAGQVSGLELEILREGAEQTVQVPLGRGALRPQVDGRVLGEGALNEVLTFAVRFDALGLRPGERAGLVVRALRNGVEVERLPRSGSLRFTVPRPDFEQVHWRV from the coding sequence GTGCTGCTGCGCTCGCTGAAAGATCCGAATCGCGCGCGCGATCTGCCGCGCACCTGGGAAGCGCAGGCCGGATCCGGATCCATTCGCATGCTGTTCCGCGATCGCGGGCTCTCGGATCTCATCGGCTTCACCTATGCGCGCTCGCCCGCGCGCGACGCCGTGGGCGACTTCCTCTCGCACCTCGGCCGCATCGGCGCGGGCTCGCCGCAGGAGATTCCGACCGTGGGCGTGTTCCTCGACGGCGAGAATCCCTGGGAGCACTACCCGAACTCCGGGCGCGACTTCTTGCGCGGGCTGTACAGCGCGCTCGAGCGCCAAGAGAACGGCGTGGAGCCGGTGACGCTCGGCGAGGCCTTCGCCAAGAGCCCGCCCACGCGGCGCATCGAGCGGATCCACTCCGGCTCGTGGATCGAGGCGAACTACCGCATCTGGATCAGCCACCCCGAGGACAACCTCGGCTGGACGCTGCTCGGCGAAGCGCGCCGGCTCCTCGCGCAGAAGCAGGCGGCGGGATTCGATCCCATCAAGTGTCGCGACGCGCGGGATTCGCTGCTGGTGGCCGAGGGCAGCGACTGGTTCTGGTGGTACGGCGACGACTTCAGCACCGACAGCCTCGCCGAGTTCGACGCGCTCTTCCGCGGCTACGTGCGCAAGGCCTTCACCTTGCTCGGCGAGCAGCCGCCCGAGCGCCTGGCCGAGCCCATCGCGCGGAAGGTCCGCGCGGCCCAGCCCAACGCCGGCCTGCGCGAGCCCGACGTGCTCATCCACCCGCCGCTCGACGGACGTGCCAGCGCCTACTACGCCTGGGCCGGCGCGGCCGCGTACTCGCCACAGGGCGATCGCGGATCCATGCACCAGGGACAGGGCGCGTTCAGCGCGCTGCGCTACGGGTTCGACCTCGAGCGGCTCTATCTGCGCCTGGATCCGGCCGGATCCATCGACGAGCTCGCGGGGCAGGTGAGCGGGCTGGAGCTGGAGATTCTGCGCGAAGGCGCCGAGCAGACGGTGCAGGTGCCGCTGGGCCGGGGCGCGCTGCGGCCGCAGGTCGACGGGCGCGTCCTCGGCGAGGGCGCGCTGAACGAGGTGCTCACGTTCGCGGTGCGCTTCGACGCGCTGGGGCTGCGTCCTGGCGAGCGGGCCGGACTGGTGGTGCGCGCGCTGCGGAACGGCGTGGAGGTGGAGCGGCTGCCGCGCTCCGGCTCGTTGCGCTTCACCGTGCCGCGGCCCGACTTCGAGCAGGTGCATTGGCGCGTGTAG
- a CDS encoding GGDEF domain-containing protein, with translation MASGGSGEETRVTKVTAMVNRIQAPGESCLVEIYGPDLGKKYPLAGDELTIGRDSKNEIVVDLDNVSRKHARVAAREGKCFVSDLGSTNGTYLNDQEILHETPLRNGDLIKVGGSIFKFLYGGNVEQLYYEEIYRMAIIDGLTQVYNKRYLLEFLEREMARCHRYARALSLIMFDIDHFKHINDQNGHLAGDHVLRELAGLVRAKVRKEECVGRYGGEEFTIVMPEAGPEKARRFADKLLRLVADHDFVFESNKIPVTISIGVADMTGETTEPVQFIKAADTMLYKAKRDGRNRVCG, from the coding sequence ATGGCGTCGGGAGGCAGTGGCGAGGAGACCCGGGTCACGAAAGTGACCGCGATGGTCAACCGCATCCAGGCGCCCGGCGAGAGCTGCCTGGTGGAGATCTACGGTCCGGACCTGGGCAAGAAGTACCCGCTCGCCGGCGACGAGCTCACCATCGGCCGCGACAGCAAGAACGAGATCGTGGTCGACCTGGACAACGTCTCGCGCAAGCACGCGCGCGTGGCCGCTCGCGAGGGCAAGTGCTTCGTGAGCGATCTCGGCTCCACGAACGGCACCTACCTCAACGACCAGGAGATCCTGCACGAGACGCCGCTGCGAAACGGCGACCTCATCAAGGTCGGCGGATCGATCTTCAAGTTCCTCTACGGCGGCAACGTGGAGCAGCTGTACTACGAAGAGATCTACCGGATGGCCATCATCGATGGCCTCACCCAGGTCTACAACAAACGGTACTTGCTGGAGTTTCTCGAGCGCGAGATGGCACGCTGCCACCGCTACGCGCGCGCCCTCAGCTTGATCATGTTCGACATCGATCACTTCAAGCACATCAACGACCAGAACGGGCACCTCGCGGGCGACCACGTGCTGCGCGAGCTGGCCGGGCTGGTGCGCGCGAAGGTCCGCAAGGAAGAGTGCGTGGGGCGCTACGGCGGCGAGGAGTTCACCATCGTCATGCCCGAGGCCGGCCCGGAGAAGGCGCGGCGCTTCGCGGACAAGCTCCTGCGGCTCGTGGCAGACCACGACTTCGTCTTCGAGAGCAACAAGATCCCGGTGACGATCAGCATCGGCGTCGCGGACATGACCGGCGAGACCACCGAGCCGGTGCAGTTCATCAAGGCCGCCGACACCATGCTCTACAAGGCCAAGCGCGACGGCCGAAACCGCGTCTGCGGCTAG